The following coding sequences are from one Nicotiana tabacum cultivar K326 chromosome 1, ASM71507v2, whole genome shotgun sequence window:
- the LOC142162949 gene encoding uncharacterized protein LOC142162949, whose translation MEFVRLSKYAPQLVSTMDAQVRRFVQGLSPLVVNEAATVALHSDMNYGKIVGFVQATEARKLKIQAERESSSRARSGSLRETSSEERAIRAVPVLCPVLSKRTAICAQLSEGQSFEIRCRVRGHIQRDCRAPSQGMGGGFSQSSSSSVATSSVRPPALVGRGVVRDGARGRGVSSRFYSLSVCQSAEASPDVVTGILSVQAIDCYALIYLGSSLSYVTPFIASSFGVEPEQLHEPFSVSTLVGNSITAMRVYRNCVVMNGASEVEGLKGTAEGFIRKGVHTAKCVTVGCPGSFCQKKGWVAPDVY comes from the exons atggagtttgtgAGGTTGTCCAAGTATGCTCCTCAGTTAGTGTCGACCATGGATGCTCAAGTTCGGCGATTCGTTCAGGGTCTTAGTCCTTTGGTGGTGAATGAGGCTGCTACAGTGGCCTTACACTcagatatgaattatgggaagattgtgGGGTTCGTTCAGGCCACAGAGGCTAGGAAGTTAAAAATACAGGCAGAAAGGGAGAGTAGTAGCAGGGCCCGATCAGGGTCACTCAGGGAGACTAGTTCCGAGGAGAGGGCCATCAGGGCTGTCCCAGTCTTATGCCCAGTCCTCAGCAAGCGCACCGCCATCTGTGCACAGTTATCAGAAGGGCAGTCATTTGAGATCAG ATGTCGGGTGAGAGGTCATATCCAGCGGGACTGCCGTGCGCCCAGTCAGGGCATGGGTGGGGGATTTTCTCAGTCATCCAGTTCTTCAGTTGCCACATCATCCGTGCGTCCTCCAGCCCTAGTAGGGCGCGGTGTAGTTAGGGATGGAGCTCGTGGTAGAGGTGTATCCAGCCGGTTTTACTCCTTGAGTGTTTGCCAGAGTGCAGAGGCCTccccagatgttgttacaggtatctTGTCTGTTCAGGCCATTGATTGTTATGCTCTTATTTATCTGGGGTCCTCTTTGTCTTATGTCACCCCATTCATTGCTTCAAGTTTTGGGGTAGAACCcgaacaacttcatgagccgttctctgtgtCGACTCTGGTTGGTAATTCAATTACAGCCATGCGAGTTTATAGGAATTGCGTTGTCATG AATGGTGCCAGCGAAGTTGAGGGACTTAAAGGAACAGCTGAAGGATTTATTAGAAAAGGGGTTCATACGGCcaagtgtgtcaccgtggggtgccccGGTTCTTTTTGTCAGAAAAAAGGATGGGTCGCtccagatgtgtattga